From Streptomyces sp. NBC_01460, a single genomic window includes:
- a CDS encoding FUSC family protein, translated as MPTPRRSASPVPRHGGWRSLAGAGRRVLSPRGALSLRDAEGSLLFAARAALAVGLIAVPLVCVGRPGLAVYAMLGSFTTTFGRDLPYARRSRVLAVTAVAMTACVGCGAALAAWAGPEDTGAVAVGIAATALVAGAAKFACDATRLSGLGAIMLLFSFAVAANGPATGADVLPFTALAAAGAASAWLLAAVDWLVHPDRPQRLAVATALRRVADLLEAAEAGSVPHRTRHRATVAVLHAYQCLGYPPPAAAARSGPARDAVFMRLTDLSWALLVDSAQATLGAPARTARHLRRQARLLGVRRRRVLVLPELRSRLDAAAPFQEIEEGGGPGPARAPAASAGTAALRATELLIGPRGGSRHYGPLIVSALRMTLGTGVAGGLAALLDLEHGYWAAISAAAVLHSVNLRTTAQRAAQRALGTAVGLLLALGILGARPEPLVLVLTIVGLEFLLECVVARNYALGVVFLTPLALLLSDLSAPAPAGELILDRVLGSALGIVVGLVCALLVVHDRAAVRVDRALAACTEAADLAERSLAAVGGPRPSPVQMRLAEAAVELREADDAAAGELLPAGIDPSRLAAAEQRAYELLGRLDRRGPGR; from the coding sequence ATGCCGACGCCGCGCAGATCCGCCAGCCCCGTGCCTCGGCACGGTGGGTGGCGTTCACTCGCCGGGGCGGGCCGCCGCGTGCTCTCCCCGCGCGGTGCGCTGTCCCTGCGTGACGCGGAGGGATCGCTGCTCTTCGCCGCGCGGGCCGCCCTGGCCGTGGGGCTGATCGCCGTCCCGCTCGTGTGCGTGGGGCGGCCCGGTCTCGCGGTCTACGCGATGCTGGGCTCCTTCACGACCACCTTCGGCCGTGACCTGCCCTACGCGCGCCGCTCACGCGTCCTGGCCGTCACCGCCGTGGCCATGACGGCCTGCGTGGGCTGCGGTGCGGCGCTCGCCGCGTGGGCGGGCCCCGAGGACACGGGGGCCGTCGCCGTGGGGATCGCCGCGACCGCGCTGGTCGCGGGCGCTGCGAAGTTCGCGTGCGACGCCACGCGGCTGAGCGGGCTCGGCGCGATCATGCTGCTGTTCTCCTTCGCGGTGGCGGCCAACGGTCCGGCGACCGGTGCCGACGTGCTGCCCTTCACGGCGCTCGCGGCGGCGGGGGCGGCGTCGGCCTGGCTGCTGGCGGCCGTGGACTGGCTCGTCCACCCGGACCGGCCGCAGCGCCTGGCGGTGGCCACCGCCCTGCGCAGGGTCGCCGATCTGCTGGAGGCCGCCGAAGCAGGGAGCGTGCCTCATCGCACCCGCCATCGTGCGACCGTGGCGGTGCTCCACGCGTACCAGTGCCTCGGGTACCCGCCGCCGGCCGCCGCGGCGCGGAGCGGACCGGCGCGCGACGCGGTCTTCATGCGCCTCACCGACCTGTCCTGGGCCCTCCTGGTCGACTCCGCGCAGGCCACGCTCGGCGCGCCGGCGCGGACCGCCCGCCATCTGCGTCGCCAGGCGCGGCTGCTCGGTGTCCGGCGCCGGAGGGTCCTCGTCCTGCCGGAGCTGCGCTCCCGCCTCGACGCGGCGGCGCCGTTCCAGGAGATCGAGGAGGGCGGGGGCCCCGGTCCGGCGCGGGCTCCCGCGGCGTCGGCCGGCACCGCCGCGCTGCGCGCCACCGAACTGCTGATCGGGCCGAGGGGCGGCTCCCGCCACTACGGCCCCCTGATCGTCTCGGCCCTGCGGATGACTCTGGGCACCGGGGTGGCGGGGGGCCTGGCCGCGCTGCTGGACCTGGAGCACGGCTACTGGGCGGCGATCTCGGCCGCGGCGGTCCTGCATTCCGTCAACCTCCGCACCACGGCCCAGCGCGCGGCCCAGCGGGCCCTGGGCACCGCCGTCGGCCTGCTGCTCGCGCTCGGCATCCTGGGGGCGCGCCCGGAACCCCTGGTGCTGGTCCTGACCATCGTGGGTCTGGAGTTCCTGCTGGAGTGCGTCGTGGCCCGCAACTACGCCCTCGGGGTCGTCTTCCTCACGCCGCTGGCCCTGCTGCTGAGCGATCTGTCGGCCCCGGCGCCGGCCGGGGAACTGATCCTGGACCGGGTGCTCGGCAGTGCCCTGGGCATCGTCGTCGGGCTGGTGTGCGCGCTGCTGGTGGTCCATGACCGTGCGGCGGTACGGGTGGACCGCGCGCTGGCGGCGTGTACGGAGGCCGCCGATCTCGCCGAACGGTCCCTGGCGGCGGTCGGCGGGCCCCGGCCCTCGCCCGTGCAGATGCGACTCGCCGAGGCGGCCGTGGAGCTGCGGGAGGCCGACGACGCGGCGGCCGGTGAGCTGCTGCCGGCCGGGATCGATCCCTCCCGGCTCGCGGCCGCCGAGCAGCGCGCCTACGAGCTGCTCGGCCGGCTGGACCGGCGCGGGCCGGGGCGCTGA
- a CDS encoding DUF1295 domain-containing protein, whose protein sequence is MSAFGWAEFAQNLAAAAGAALGVMLVTFLIALRKGLHRIVDVAWGLGFAAVALASYAMSAGDGDGGGRLLVTVLTVVWGLRLAVHIGRRGRGHGEDPRYEAMLAKAPGNPGLYALRKVYLLQGALVWLISLPVQAACYLTGPPAWWAWAGTALWAVGLGFEAVGDAQLARFKGDSANKGRIMDRGLWSWTRHPNYFGDFCVWWGLFLIVCGEPAVAAATLVSPVVMSLLLTLGSGKALLERHMAGRPGYEEYRARTSGFFPRPPRAPGRRPVVR, encoded by the coding sequence GTGAGTGCCTTCGGCTGGGCGGAGTTCGCCCAGAACCTGGCGGCGGCGGCGGGAGCGGCCCTCGGCGTCATGCTCGTGACGTTCCTGATCGCCCTGCGCAAGGGCCTGCACCGGATCGTCGACGTGGCGTGGGGCCTCGGCTTCGCGGCCGTCGCCCTCGCCTCGTACGCGATGTCGGCGGGCGACGGGGACGGCGGCGGCCGGCTCCTGGTGACCGTGCTCACCGTCGTCTGGGGCCTGCGGCTGGCCGTGCACATCGGCCGGCGGGGCCGGGGCCACGGCGAGGACCCGCGCTACGAGGCCATGCTCGCCAAGGCACCCGGCAACCCCGGTCTCTACGCCCTGCGCAAGGTCTACCTCCTCCAGGGCGCCCTCGTCTGGCTGATCTCCCTCCCGGTGCAGGCCGCCTGCTACCTGACGGGGCCACCGGCCTGGTGGGCCTGGGCCGGAACCGCGCTGTGGGCGGTGGGCCTCGGCTTCGAGGCGGTCGGGGACGCGCAGCTCGCCCGGTTCAAGGGCGATTCCGCCAACAAGGGGCGGATCATGGACCGGGGCCTGTGGTCCTGGACCCGGCACCCCAACTACTTCGGGGACTTCTGCGTCTGGTGGGGGCTGTTCCTCATCGTCTGCGGGGAACCGGCGGTCGCCGCGGCGACGCTCGTGTCGCCCGTGGTGATGAGCCTCCTGCTGACCCTGGGCAGCGGGAAGGCGCTGCTGGAGCGGCACATGGCCGGACGGCCGGGGTACGAGGAGTACCGGGCCCGTACCAGCGGCTTCTTCCCGCGACCGCCCCGCGCACCCGGGCGCCGACCGGTGGTCCGGTGA
- a CDS encoding cyclopropane-fatty-acyl-phospholipid synthase family protein: protein MTTTTDTPATGAAQRIAPVIQQFLGGPPPVRIRMWDGSETGPEDAPTVHVRSRRALRRLLWQPGELGLAEAYITGDIDLADDLADGLRAMRRAAREHGLRAPGPAFSDRLRALGTALRLGAVGPRPPVPGSRAGLSGALHSKARDRAAISHHYDLSNDFYALLLDETMAYSCGYWSSDAPGYGPADAQRDKLELICRKLGLTAGARLLDIGCGWGSLTLHAAARHGVRVTAVTLAAEQAAYVRGQVEARGLEDLVEVHRCDYRDVADLPGFLGGYDAVSTVEMGEHVGDAEYPAFTALLHSVLRPQGRALVQQMSRGSTAPGGGAFIESYIAPDMHMRPLGETVGLLEGAGFEVRDVESMREHYVRTVEAWHRTLEERWPEFVALVGEETARVWRLYLVGGALAFEERRMGVDQILSVRPDAHGSAGLPATRRGWYAEGGHVPHQAVAPDRTDVP, encoded by the coding sequence GTGACCACCACGACCGACACCCCGGCCACCGGAGCGGCGCAGCGGATCGCGCCGGTCATCCAGCAGTTCCTCGGCGGCCCGCCGCCCGTCAGGATCAGGATGTGGGACGGCAGCGAGACCGGACCGGAGGACGCGCCCACGGTGCACGTCCGTTCCCGGCGGGCGCTGCGCCGGCTCCTGTGGCAGCCCGGCGAACTCGGCCTCGCCGAGGCCTACATCACGGGTGACATCGACCTCGCCGACGACCTCGCGGACGGTCTCCGGGCGATGCGCCGTGCCGCGCGCGAGCACGGCCTGCGCGCTCCCGGGCCCGCCTTCTCCGACCGCCTCCGCGCCCTGGGCACGGCCCTGCGCCTCGGCGCCGTCGGGCCCCGTCCGCCGGTCCCCGGGTCCCGGGCCGGGCTGAGCGGCGCGCTGCACAGCAAAGCCCGCGACCGGGCCGCCATCAGCCACCACTACGACCTGTCGAACGACTTCTACGCGCTGCTGCTCGACGAGACCATGGCCTACTCCTGCGGCTACTGGAGCAGCGACGCCCCCGGATACGGACCCGCCGACGCGCAGCGCGACAAGCTGGAGCTGATCTGCCGCAAGCTCGGTCTGACGGCCGGCGCCCGGCTGCTCGACATCGGCTGCGGCTGGGGCTCCCTGACCCTCCACGCGGCGGCCCGGCACGGGGTGCGGGTCACCGCCGTCACGCTCGCCGCCGAGCAGGCCGCGTACGTACGCGGCCAGGTGGAGGCGCGCGGGCTGGAGGACCTCGTCGAGGTGCACCGCTGCGACTACCGTGACGTCGCGGACCTGCCCGGATTCCTGGGCGGGTACGACGCCGTGTCCACCGTCGAGATGGGGGAGCACGTCGGCGACGCCGAGTACCCGGCCTTCACCGCGCTGCTCCACTCGGTGCTCCGGCCGCAGGGCCGCGCGCTGGTCCAGCAGATGTCCCGGGGATCGACCGCCCCGGGCGGCGGGGCGTTCATCGAGTCGTACATCGCCCCCGACATGCACATGCGCCCGCTCGGCGAGACCGTGGGGCTGCTGGAGGGCGCCGGGTTCGAGGTGCGTGACGTCGAGTCGATGCGTGAGCACTACGTCCGGACCGTCGAGGCCTGGCACCGCACGCTGGAGGAGCGCTGGCCGGAGTTCGTCGCCCTGGTGGGGGAGGAGACGGCCCGGGTGTGGCGCCTCTACCTGGTCGGCGGCGCCCTCGCCTTCGAGGAACGGCGCATGGGCGTCGACCAGATCCTCTCCGTGCGGCCCGACGCGCACGGCTCGGCGGGGCTCCCCGCCACCCGGCGCGGCTGGTACGCGGAGGGGGGCCACGTCCCCCACCAGGCCGTGGCACCGGACCGGACGGACGTCCCGTGA
- a CDS encoding cyclopropane-fatty-acyl-phospholipid synthase family protein, which yields MPAQARSATTPFTGVDADRWPDVAAQPEASGIRTAVAERLVRRALSRLPLRVRLAGRDSIGLGGPLMEIRRPDAFFRRIGAGGLIGFGESYMAGEWDSPDLVGVLTVLAGNAAVLVPAPLQKLRKLWALRRPASQANTPEGSRDNISHHYDLSNDLFALFLDDTLTYSSAVFRGFPAEHDLLPAAQHRKIDRLLDLAGVRHGTELLEIGTGWGELAVRAAARGARVTTVTLSREQRELAMARIREAGHEDRVDVRLCDYRDVTGEYDAIVSVEMIEAVGAEFWPEYFRTLERRLAPGGRIALQAITMPDDRMLASRSTYTWIHKYIFPGGLLPSTEAVERVTTAHTNLRTRQRDGFGTHYAETLRLWRERFEERAAQVDALGFDATFRRMWTFYLAYSEAGFRSGYLDVQQLLLTHEDTA from the coding sequence ATCCCGGCCCAGGCCCGGTCCGCCACGACCCCCTTCACGGGCGTGGACGCGGACCGCTGGCCGGATGTCGCCGCCCAGCCGGAGGCCTCCGGGATCAGGACCGCCGTGGCCGAACGGCTCGTGCGGCGGGCCCTCTCCCGGCTCCCGCTGCGCGTCCGGCTCGCCGGCCGCGACAGCATCGGGCTGGGCGGACCGCTCATGGAGATCCGCCGGCCCGACGCCTTCTTCAGGCGGATCGGCGCGGGCGGGCTCATCGGCTTCGGCGAGTCGTACATGGCGGGTGAGTGGGACTCACCCGACCTCGTCGGTGTCCTGACCGTCCTCGCGGGGAACGCGGCCGTCCTGGTGCCCGCACCCCTCCAGAAGCTGCGGAAGCTGTGGGCGCTGCGCCGGCCCGCCTCCCAGGCCAACACCCCCGAGGGCTCCCGCGACAACATCAGCCACCACTACGACCTGTCGAACGACCTCTTCGCGCTCTTCCTCGACGACACCCTGACGTACTCCTCCGCCGTCTTCCGCGGATTCCCGGCCGAGCACGACCTGCTGCCCGCCGCCCAGCACCGCAAGATCGACAGGCTGCTGGACCTGGCCGGAGTGCGCCACGGCACCGAACTGCTGGAGATCGGCACCGGATGGGGCGAACTCGCCGTACGCGCCGCCGCGCGCGGCGCCCGTGTCACCACCGTCACGCTCTCCCGGGAACAGCGGGAGCTGGCGATGGCCCGGATCCGCGAGGCCGGTCACGAGGACCGGGTCGACGTGCGGCTCTGCGACTACCGGGACGTCACCGGGGAGTACGACGCGATCGTCAGCGTCGAGATGATCGAGGCCGTCGGCGCGGAGTTCTGGCCCGAGTACTTCCGGACGCTGGAGCGCCGCCTCGCCCCCGGCGGACGGATCGCGCTCCAGGCCATCACGATGCCGGACGACCGGATGCTCGCCAGCCGCAGCACCTACACCTGGATCCACAAGTACATCTTCCCCGGCGGGCTGCTCCCGTCCACCGAGGCCGTCGAGCGCGTCACCACCGCTCACACCAACCTGCGGACGAGACAGCGCGACGGCTTCGGCACGCACTACGCCGAGACCCTGAGGCTCTGGCGGGAACGCTTCGAGGAGCGGGCCGCCCAGGTGGACGCACTGGGCTTCGACGCCACGTTCCGCCGGATGTGGACCTTCTACCTCGCCTACTCCGAGGCCGGATTCCGGTCCGGCTACCTCGATGTGCAGCAGCTTCTCCTGACCCATGAGGACACCGCGTGA
- a CDS encoding DUF1365 domain-containing protein, protein MSGALYPCTITHVRTAPRRYTLRHRTYLWLVDPDSPPRLPAPLRPLAGFDARDHFGGTAPTVRAGLERFLEARGVDLADGTVSMLTQARVFGHVFNPLTVYWCHRADGTPLCVVAEVHNTYGGRHCYLLRPDAEDRAVTGKDFYVSPFFPVDGDYRMRLPEPDRRLNLTIHLEREDARPFTATVRGTRRPGTPAQLLRLFLRHPFSTAVVSAAIRLHGIRLFLRRLPVQPRPPHHTQEGMQ, encoded by the coding sequence GTGAGCGGCGCCCTCTACCCGTGCACGATCACCCACGTACGGACCGCGCCCCGCAGGTACACGCTGCGGCACCGCACCTATCTGTGGCTCGTCGATCCGGACAGCCCGCCGCGGCTGCCGGCGCCACTGCGCCCGCTGGCCGGCTTCGACGCCCGCGACCACTTCGGCGGTACGGCGCCCACCGTGCGGGCGGGACTCGAACGGTTCCTGGAGGCCCGGGGCGTGGACCTCGCCGACGGCACCGTCAGCATGCTCACCCAGGCCCGGGTGTTCGGCCACGTCTTCAACCCGCTGACCGTCTACTGGTGCCACCGCGCCGACGGCACCCCCCTCTGCGTGGTCGCCGAGGTGCACAACACCTACGGCGGACGCCACTGCTACCTGCTGCGCCCGGACGCCGAGGACCGGGCGGTGACCGGCAAGGACTTCTACGTGTCGCCGTTCTTCCCGGTCGACGGCGACTACCGGATGCGGCTGCCCGAGCCCGACCGGCGGCTGAACCTGACGATCCACCTGGAGCGTGAGGACGCACGCCCGTTCACGGCGACCGTACGGGGCACCCGGCGCCCCGGCACGCCCGCCCAGCTGCTCCGGCTGTTCCTGCGCCACCCCTTCTCCACCGCGGTGGTGTCCGCCGCCATCCGCCTGCACGGCATCCGGCTCTTCCTGCGCCGGCTGCCCGTGCAGCCACGTCCCCCTCACCACACCCAGGAAGGCATGCAGTGA